DNA sequence from the Vicia villosa cultivar HV-30 ecotype Madison, WI linkage group LG3, Vvil1.0, whole genome shotgun sequence genome:
cacacacacacacacacagagagAGAGTGTTGGGGTTGATATTGAAAATATATACATGTTGAAAAAGTCTCACATCGctaagttttgtaaaagaagagGGAGTCGAAGGCTATATATAGGACTAATTATCTTCTGAGCCTCGCATCGCTTAGTTTAGTGATGGAAGAGAGAGTCCAAGACTATATATAAGATTCAAGTTTTTCGTTACAAACTACAATAGTCAAAAACACTTTAAGCTTTTATTTGACTTTCGAgatatagttaaatatttgtttttgagGGTGTGGAACTGTGGATGTACTAGGAGTCCGAGGTAGTTGAGAGTATATTATgtattgtaacaattttcacatagtgttaaTCTTTGGCTATCACTCTACAACGGCAGGGATTATTTCTCTAGTTTTTTAGTTTTTACGTTATGTTCATGTGTTGTGATTGTGTTATTTTTTTCTATGCTTTAAATagtctaatttttttattcattgcAATTTAGTCTAGTTATAAAGTTCACTTAATCATATTTTTGACACAACCCTCTTGTCCTTGTAAAAACTCATTTACTATATTTAACTCCTGACAATTGACAAACACATATGAAATTAACTATGTTAACTTGGACAAATTTACATATAGCCAAATCCCATCCAATAATGCACAAAGTCATGACTCATGAGACAAATGTTGTTTTCTTATAAAGATATAATTATTACAAAGTAATGACATAATTCTATTTATATACATACATTAAATTTAAtgcatttatatatatacatatattaagACACTCTCAATGAGAATCCCAAACACGCATCTATACACCCACCCGGTATTAGACAAAAGTTAGGCAGcttattaaataaaaacaaataaataaaaaactataaggagataataatgattaattatgaataaaaaagcaaattatattaaataatatccTTTTCACATCATTTTTCTTCCTCTCACTATCTTCACCAAATTCTACCATCAGAAAGCGGCGTTGGGAATGGGAAACATCTGTTGTGGAAGTCTGAAACGGACTTGAGAAGCCGGTGATCGGACGGCGACGCCGTGCCAACAGATACCTCCCTTGCAAATGATCTCATCGTGGCTGTGACTAGGTGGATGGTGGCGGTTGAAGGCATACGTGGCTTTACGAGAGACGTCCCACGCCAGCGTTGATATTAGAATAAGGATCACCGCGGTGGTTGACATGATCAGAATAAAAGCACCGGTGAAGGTGCGACCGGAGAGAAAGCCGTAGAGCTTGATACAGACGATGATTGTAACATAGATTATCGTAAGGTTGCTGAGAACCGTGTCAGATAGCGCCATAACGAAGAGTGTAACAGTAGCGGTAGCAACTACTAGCAAAGGGTTTTTGAAGCGGTTGTGTTTATATGTTGCTGTCTTTTGCTTTGTGTAATGCTATATTTTGcactattttcttttcttttttttctttttctacttttttttttagtGACGAAGAAATACACACTTTTGGTGTACTCCACCAATCGATTTTAGGAACATCAATCAAATAGCTCCACGTGTCATCACTTGGGAATTTTTATTAGCCTCGGATATATATGGAATATAAAGAACATTTAATTTTGTTGACTcaactattattatatatttattcttaagagagaaaaaaaaagtaaaagtagACTATATTATAATAAAGGATATTATTAAAGTATTGGCTAATAATATTACAAATATTTctccaaaaaaataatattacaaataaaataaaattgttgttatttttatgattaatatttaatttgacaAAGATATTTGTGtaagaattttttttgaattgaGAATGTCGTTAATAGTAATATTGTGATGATAAACAAACATGACTACTCTATTTCTGAAACTTCTCAACTATCCTCAACTAATGATTTATTTAAGGTCATAATTGGACAAATAAATGTGATCATGACAAGTTCGATTTCATAATTCGAAACTTTATCTCTGACCAAACACAACTATTATGAGATATGTTCTTTGATATAGAATAGTCTTACCTAAGTGTGTTTAATTTCATGTTATTTTTTTGCTTTCCGCACTATTTCAATTATTTTCGCACTATTTCAATTATGCAAGTTTGTTTTTGTACTTTGATTTCTTAGGAACTTTTAATTAGTAAAAAGAGTGATGTTTTTCCTTCTTAAATAATTATTCGCTTATATTTACATATTTAAATGATCGTAATGTATTTTTACCCtcgttttttattttgataaatgaGAAGAAGTATACTCTTAGAGGAAGTAGATTATACTCTCTACTTAATTCAAGGAGAGATGACAACTAATATTTGATGATAACAACTAAAGTCAAGCATAAATTAGTCGTTAAAAATGCAACCAAATCAATATGCTTCACAAGTTGGATTCTCTGATGATGGCATTTAAATGGAATATAACTCAAGCTTCATCTCAAAGTAAAGCTCAAGCATGTGTCTATAAGATTGAAGTATATGAAAAGACTTGAAGTGTGTAATAGCTCGCTCTGGCAGGCATGAGAGAATAAAAGCTTAAGGGTCTTCTTGTAGAATTATACAACTAATCATACATatactaaaataatttttaacttatttttctcaagaaaatatttatataattgccTTAAAGTCGTTTCAGCTGATTTGGGAGCTGTCAGAAAAGCTCTGACCAAAATTTTCTTCCTGCCAATTGATAGGCACTTCAGCCAATTGATTGGGTTGGTGAAAAAATGTGCCATAAACGATTAGGACAACATCTTGATGGTTGGCAATAACTATATATCTTTTCTTGCCTTTTAAAATTTTCTAATCGATTATTTTTAGGCCAACCAATCGATTGGTATATGTGTCAATCGATTGACTCATTAATTCTGACcccaaaaaaaattttttttggtGTCAAactctagcctataaatagatgTCTCTTCCCTCATAGTTTCATATCCAGAAATGTGAGCTTTCATTCCTCACTCCTCACACTCTCTAAAAATATTTATGTTTACTTTCTCTCACCAAATTATAGTCTAGCGCTTTCGAGAAAGTCGTTTTGCAAGTGAGGCACTTGTAATTCTAGAAGTGTGGTATTGTAAATTTACCAAGAAAGTTTTGTTTTACCTTGTTTGAATAATTTATCCATTAAAGAATTATTTTGGTGTCAAACTCTAGACTAACAAGGTCCTAAGACTATACTGAAGCATGTCTTGTAAGATTGATTGGACCAATTGAATTCTATCAATCATAGAAAGAAGGTGGCCCTTCTAAGTAGCTAGCTTGGCCAATATTATCTCTGCTATGATCTTAATATGATGAGTTCTAGGCTTGCCTTTGAATATAGGAACTCCACGATAGTTAAATGTTGTATGTCCAACTATGAATGCAAACATATTTTCAATGTACCTTAGTCTATATCAGAGGATCTAACTCCACCCTAAAGCTTACACATAATTGGAATGATGTATTGTCCAAAATTCATATCATATTCTTGAAGGAGATGGTTAATGATTTGAGCATTTTTCCCAATAGCTTTGCAGAATATCATAAGGCCATCAACACACAAAAAAAGTGTAGCTAGCAATGATTGTCTTACCAACTAATATGCATGTCAACTTACTCTGATCCACTATTATAGATAActgatattttaaattaaaaaattaaaaccaaaaaatcaatttattaacaaaacaattaatattataaattattaaaataaaatattccaaAGGGTTAAATGTATTATACCCCCTACCATAGGAGCGTGTTTTGATTAATCCTCCCTTAAAAAAAATCCCGTCCCTTACAAAATGTAGATTTCATCTCTAAAGACCATATTGTTACTATTACACTAACTGTGCAAGGAAATCTTCCTACATGGCACCCAagtggattttttttatttaatttgtgacATGTCAATGTTAATTGAAATTCATATGAAAATATttcgaaaaataatatttattttagaagTTGAATGAATGATTAGGTTATAAAATGAGAAATAAAAGGAGAAACTCTCATCCCATTTCATGGGGTCTCTCATTGCATTTATAAAAATACTTCTGTTTTTAGAGGTGTATCTTCAGAAGTACTCTTTTTTATTTAACGTTGATTTGTTTCGTTGATTTGTTCTGTAGGCGTATTTACGGAACCTTTATTTTACGTTGTTTAAACGGTTTTGTAGATGCAACTACGGAACAATTcaacgttaaataaaaaaaattgtaaatacatttttgaaaacaGGACAAAAATGAAATTTCATAAAATGCTTAAAAATACTATGAGATGGATTAAGATATTTTTAGTATAAAGTAGAGATGGATGAATAATAAACAAAGGAGCAGAAGAAAGATTAATTGTCTTTTCCATAGCATCTTTCTTTCTATATTATAGATTACCTAAAAAAAATTAGAGTCAGTTTTTTAATGAGTTAAGTTTTTGGATCGATGTTTGGATTTAGAGCCGGTCTTATTTTTGCCAGGTTGTAGCGAGCCTTAACGATATTATTCAGTGTGAGACTATTCACTATACTTCTACATATTTGAGCTGATAGATAAATTTATAATTGTATATTCTAATCATGCTTTCCAAAAATTAATCAAAGTAACTTACAGTCCACTAGACCTATAATAATCCAAAGAAATAATTAatgcaatttaaaaaaaaatattatatgtattggctttaatgataaaattagtatcatttaataaaatatccttatttattataggtagtggaATAGTTGAGAAACGTAAAAGTTTATAAATAAGGGCATAGTAgtggaaaaaaaataataaatgttgcattgatATTCTAAATAGACATTCATTTTGAGATATAGAAAAAACgcaaataagacacttattatgaacAGAGGGTGTAATTAATAACCCAAAATTCAAATAGAGCATTCAAAATCTTATGGACGGTCTGACAGTAGTTAATGATGCAAATACTGAAAGTAACAAATAGAAAGAGTAAGATTTCATTTCTCTAGGTTTGGAGGTCGTGTGTATAATATATATACATCTAGGTTGCAACACTTTTTGTTAGCACTGCAGTAActaattaattcaaaaaattacAGTTGCAACATTTCTGCTATGCCACTACAACTGCAGCATTACTTACAAATAAGTAAGCAAATGTTTGCAGTAAGTATTTAGTTCAAATAACCAAAGCTTATAACTATAAGGCATAAGATATTCCAAAAATTGTAATGTCTCTTCACCAACCGCAGACCAAATCAAGACTATCCCTTGTCCCAAGCATTTTCTACAAAAAGGGTTTGGTGGCTACTCTAGTGACGAATATTTCCTTTTCTACCATGGAGCATGTGGAGCAGAGAGATGCTTCCATTTGATCTTTTAGGATCATCACGTGCACCCAACTTCCGTGTGCCCCTGTTCTCCTGTAAACCAGATAGACACCGTTAACATTTAACATCATGGGTTTTTCTATTGAAGCGACAGCATTCAGTTTCATGAAGACATATGTACTGCACAGATAACTGAtccaaaatttaattaaaaaaaaattgtctagTACCTTTGATTTCTCGGATTCGTCAAAAAGATCAAAGGTGCTCAAGTTTCTTGATAAAATGGATGAGGAAGGCATAAGTGTCCTGATTTCAACATATCACACGTAAAAACCGTAACTTGTAAGTATGGAAGGAAAAACACCACTTCAGtactcttttaaaataaaaacacaacCCCACCTTTTCGACCTAGGCGGCTTGCAGGAGTTACTGACTACTTTATCTTTCTGGGTTTCAGTAGATGAGACATCTTTGGGCAATGAAGGATCCAAAATACCATCTTTTGTTGACAGCGAAGAATCTAACAATTCCTGAAAGGTGAATTAACAAGATGAAAGAGGAAAGCAGAAACAAACTTCCGGTAAGCTTAGCATGGTAACAATAACAGTAGTTATTCTGTGAAAAGCACTAAGTAGATGGATAGAAGGATTTCACAAACTTACTTTTCATTCTTGTTATTAACAGTATATTAAAAGGTTCTTTGAACCTTTGGTTAACAACTTAGATTCTAGAAAAGATGGCAATCAATTATCAGCATCTTTGAACAACTAATTTTAAACCAACCAAGATTCCAAACAGTAAACTATTTCCATATCAGAGAGAGCCATTTCAGATCAACATAGATACACAAGGTTGGTTGAGAAATTCAACTATCTTCCTATAAGTAGACAAGATATGTATTACCTTCGCAATATATGTAGTGAGTCAGTCCATACAATCTCTCTCTGTTAACCATTGGGATGTAGTTTTCGAATTTTGTGATATATCAAGAATTCTCTAGACCAATGGATGTTATATGAAGACAAATAAAACACTTATATAGTAGGATACTCAGGTGAAAATTGAGTACAAGAGATACCCAATCACCTCCGAGTACAAGGTACAAATAAAAAACCAAAGGCCTAAACTCTCAAGCAAAAGAATAGAAccataaatataaaaacaagtGGCACACTAGAAAAATTAAGGGACAGAGGAAAATCTAACATGATAAGCAAGTGATAGGATTGCCAACCCGCTCTAGGGAAGTTGCAAGGAGATCTTGAGAAGTTACCCAAAAACCACTTTCAAGTGATTGACTTAACCAGATACTCCAATTAATCTGAATTAACTAACTAATCAGAGAAGATAGCATCATTCCGCAACTTCCAGATCAATCCAATAACTGTGACAAACTAAAGCTAAGCATTGTCTTAGGTTGGGGTGACATAAGAAAGAGCAAAAGATTGAGAGTAAAGAAGGCAAGTGTAGTGGCAAAGCAAACTCCCATCCCTACCGGATGACCACCGACGAGTCAGATTTAAAAACAAGTGTAGCATGATCCATTCTCAGCTTTCTCCAAGTCGGAGATTTATGGTTTGGGGTTGTTTGATTTCTAGCCAAGAGGATTCGGTCCATAAGTCCTTGATACATAATACAGGTTTTTAGAATCATAAGACCAACAGTCACATGCGATAGTGATAGTGACCCCTCTAATCATAGTCAAAAGCTCCTCCACCAACTTGGTCTCCCaaacaaacaattttttttctccCAAGATAGAATCCATTCTCAACTTTCCCTTCCCAATGACCCATAGTCGCGAGTTAAAGTTAAGTAAAAGGTAAAGATGGGCTAGAGCTTTTCCAATGGCATAAAATTTTAGAACAGTTGTTGATTTACATACATAAACACATTAACTTCTTATTTGAATTTCctcaaatataaattataaagatGCAACAAACAGTATGGTATATATTAGCAAATGGAAAGTTTACTCACACTCGGTATCTTGCTCTTAGCTTCAACTACCAAATCCTTATGATCCTCTGGTTTTGATGAGGAGGCCAAAACATCCCTAATGTATTTACACCAAGCAGGAAATAAGGAACGCAGCCTAAAGTACTAAAAACTAAGAAAAACAAAGCATGAATCACGCTTAAGAAGTATTACTCACAAGACTAAACTATTTGAATTTTCCATATGCAACTGTCTGCCAGGACCAGTCATGGGCTCAGATGATGTCTGTGCGTGAAATGTTTCCTGTAATGAAGGGATGACCAAATAATGAACATATAAAATTAACAATCTGAattgttcaaaaaaaatattaacagtcTGAAGCTTTTTGAAGAAGAAACTAGTGGATGAACGTAATCATGCCGCTTCACATGTTAGATTGAATGCCTTATCTAGTAtaacagtttttgttttaatttattaacaAGCTACTAAACCCAAAGACCAGCAATAACTATATGTACAACGAGAGTAAGAGTTAAGGAAACAGGTGAGCCAATTAATAGGTTCATGCTAACTTAACTTACCAAAAGTTAattgttgaatttattttatgtcaaTCAAACTTCCTCAACTAAATAAATGGACGCTTACTCTCAAACTTAGTTTCTTACTCAGTACTAACTCACAAAGAATTGAATTCAACTACAATTTATCCTTCAAAGAACAAAGTAATATGTTAAAGCACGTGGAAAGTCAACTCACAGCGTCAACCTCCAAAGAATTATCAAGCCCAGGCTTCGATGAAGAGATTGAGACTTCCCTACATTATTATTTCAAGCGGGAAAGTAAGCAACAGACGTATTTGTTCAAAGCcaagaaaattaaataataataataaaaataataataataataataataataataataacaataataaaataatattaataataataataacacacaGAAGATTATTAGTTACAAGACTAACCTATCTGGTATTTCAGAGTCTAACTTCGTACAAGTAGAATCAAGCATACGTTCTTCACTCAACGGGTCAATTATTGGCTTAGATGGTGACTTTGCATTTAACATTTCCTGAAAAGAATAGAAAATCAAATACCTAACACATATATAATGAAATGTTCTGCTCACAATTTATCCTTCAAAGAACAAAGTAATGTGTTAAAGCAATGGAAAGTCAACTCACAGTGTCAACCTCCAAAGAATTATCATGCCCATGCTTTGATGAAGAGACTGAGATTTCCCTGCATTATTATTTCAAGCTGGAAGTAAGCAACAGACATATTTTCGAAgccaagaaaaataaataataataataataataacatgcaAAAGATCATTATTTACAAGACTAACCTATCTGGTATTTCAGAGTCTAATTTCGTACAGGTAGAACCAATATGTTCTTCACCCAACTGGTCAATTCTCGACTTAGACGGTGACTCTGAATTTAACGTTTCCTGAAAAGAATGGAAAATCAAATACCTAACACATATATATAATGAAATGTTCTGCTAACTATTTATCCTTCACAGAACAAAGTGAAAGTAATATGTTAAAGCAAATGGAAAGTCAACTCACAGCGTCAACCTCCAAAGAATTATCATGCCCAGGCTTTGATAAAGAGACCGAGACTTCCCTACATTATTATTTCAAGCAGGAAGAAAGCAACAGCCATATTTGTTCAAatccaagaaaaataaataataataataataataacatggaGAAGATTATTAGTTACAAGACTAACCTATCTGGTATTTCAGAGTCTAACTTCGTACAGGTAGAACCAAGCATGTGTTCTTCACCCAACTGGTCAATTCTAGGCTTAGATGGTGACTCTGCATTTAGTGTTTCCTGAAAAGAATGGAAAATCAAATACCTAACACACATATATATAATGAAATGTTCTGCTCACTATTTATCCTTCACAGAACAAAGTGAAAGTAATATGTTAAAGCAAATGGAAAGTCAACTCACAGCGTCAACCTCCAAAGAATTACCATGCCCAGGCTTTGATGAAGAGACTGAGACTTCCCTATATTATTATTTCAAGCAGGAAGAAAGCAACAGACATATTTGTTCAAAgccaagaaaaataaataataataataataataacatggaGAAGATTATTAGTTACAAGACAAACCTATCTGGTATTTCAGAGTCTAACTTCGTACAGGTAGAACCAAGCATATGTTCTTCACCCAACTGGTCAATTCTAGACTTAGATGGTgactctgcatttaatgtttcctGAAAAGAATGGAAAATCAAATACCTAACACATATATATAATGAAATGTTCTGTTCACATACACTTAAAGGAAAAACTAGTTGGTAAGTCATTTCTCATGAAAGAACAGAAAAACAAGATTATGGCAGTTCAGACATTAGATGGGATGCCTCAACTAGcataatagtttttatttatcTATTGAAGACAAATTTTATATGCAATCATGACATTAAACTTTGAAACCCAGCAATATCTATATGTCAAAGGAAAATAGGAATTCGAGAAACCGGTTAGCTATTAATATTTATCAGGTTAAAGTCAACTCAGAAGGCAACCACTTTAATTAACTTTCATGATATAAAACTGCAAATTAAATGCACACCTACCCTCAAGCTTAGCTTATAATTGAACTGACAAGATCGGAACTTGATTAAAGTCCAATTTCTCCTTTAATGAAGTAATAAAGAAAGTTTAAGCAGATTGATATGGAAAGTCCACTTACATTAGGTACGGTCCTCACAGCATTAACTTCAAAAGCCTCATGAATTCCTGAGTTTGATAATGATTCTGAGACTTCCCTGAATTATCACACCAAACAGGAATTAAGGAACAAGCAAAACATACCAAAGTCCAAATAAAAAAAGAGCAGGGATCACGTGTGGGAGACCATTAGTCACAAAACTAACCTATCTGATTTTTCAGGTTCTAACACCGTGCAGCTAGAACCAAGCATATGCTCTTCTTTAGACGGCTCAGGTGATGACTCTGAATGAAatatttcctggaagaaatgGACAAGCAAATAATATGTAAATCGGATACTGCATTTTGAAGAATAATCATGTCAACTCATATTAGATGGGATGCCTTAACTAGTATAACAGTTTTACTAACCTATTGAGGCCAAAATTCACATGCTATCAAGAAATTAAATCCCATAACCCAGCAATAACTAATTGCCACAAGTTCAGAACCCAATCATAGAACATTCTCTCCTTAATGGAATAAGTACAAGCAGAATGGTTCGATTATTAGCACATCGAAAGTCAACTTACGCTAGATATCTTGCACATAGCATCTACTTCCAAATCGTTATGACACACAGGCATTGACCATGAAACAGAGACTTCCCTGTATTATCACACCAAGCAAGAATTGAGGAACACAAGCATAATGGTCcaaaccaaaaattaaaaaaacagcaGGAATCACAAGTGGAAGAACACTAGTCATAAGACTAACCTATCTGATTTTTCAGAATCTAACAGTGTGTGGGAAGAAACAATAGGCTCTTCATTGGACACATTAAGTATAGGCTCAGAAAAAACAGTAGGCTCTTCATTGGACACATTAAGTATAGGCTCAGAAGAAGGTTGCGCATGAAATGTATCCTGAAAAGAATGGATGACCACATAAACTCccatatattttgaaaaaaaactttaGGTCGAACGATTTTGCATGAAATACGCAAAAATGTACATTTATATCGGCTCACTCTAAAGCTCGGTTTAATCAGCCGAAGTCAATTTAGGCACAGTCTCTCGTacaattaactaaaaataaaagtttagggtttagggtttagggtttaggtcaAGAAAATTGATCCATTTAACAACGTATGGAGAGTCAAATCACACTATGTACCTTGCTCTCGTCATCAGCCTCCAAAGCATTATGATGCCCCGACTTTGACGAGGAGACTGAAACTTTCCTATATTATTGCACCAAGCAGAAATTAAGGAACAGTCATATTTCGttcaaagcaaaaaaaattaaagaatcaCATGGGAAATATGATTACTCACAAGACTAACCTTTCTGATTTTTTAGAATCAAACATTGTACTAGTAGTACCCAGTATATGCTCTTCATCTGATAGGTCGATTCTAGGCTCAGATGGTGACTCTGCCTCAAAGGTTTCCTGAAAAGAATGGCCaagaaaataacaataatattagAATTTGAAGGCTGTCTACATTTGGACAAATCAAGAAGACTGTCTACATTATGACAAATCAAGTAGTGGGTGAACATTCACTTAGTACTTCAGTACATTAAAACGAAAGCACGCAAGACAAACGGGTCAGCTCACACATTAGACCAAATGCTTCTAGTAACACAACCTTTACTTTAATCTATTTAAGAATATATTTACCTGATAACAGAATATTAAAACCAAAATCAAGCAGTAATTATAACTAAGACGAAATTAGGAGCTAGTGTACAGGTTGGCCAACTAATAAGTTTAAAGATTAATGAGCATTTAAGTTGCATTAACTGAATCCTCAATGACCTTTagacaaaaaaaaagaacaagaaaTATATGAGTACAATACTCAACCTCTTGGTCCAAATCATGCAAGTGATCAAGATCAACTAATGAACCATCTTCAATATTGGTTTTTTCATTTCCTCCTTTGCAACAAGTACAGGCAGCCCTGAAGGCATTCAGCTGCGTTTCCAACTCtagatttctttccttttcatatCCTATGCTTTCTTTGAGACTGAGTATTTCACTTTCCGCAACCTGATTATGGAAAAAAACACGTGAATATAATATGCCTATAGTTTGATCATGTATGGACATCATTGTATGAAGAACCATGAATGAGAAAAAATAAACTATCTTGAAAATAGTTATCTATGGCAAACAGCATTACCTTAATTTTGGAATTGTATTGCTTCAATACATTCCATATAACTCTTGCAAAATTCCTCATTATAATGTGATTTCTCTCGCTTCCGACATGGCTATTGCACTCTGACTTTAAAGTGACAGAACTGCTAGCATCGAATTTAGACACTGTTGAAGCATCTGTCATAAAATCATAGTCAAGATAGGAGAAAAAAACAGAACAAATAAGTTTTAACACAATTTTTAAATGTCCAAAATTACCTTTCTTTGAAGTGTTACATTCTTCAACACCCTTTTCAGGGACAGCACAGCTAGCATCGAATTTAGACACTGAAGTATCTGTCATAAAATCATAGTCAAGATAGcaggaaaaaaaaaacagaacaaATAAGTTTAACACAATTATTAAATGTCCAAAATTACCTTTCTTCGAAGTGTTGCATTCTTCAACACCCTTTTCAGAGATAGAACTGCTAGCATTGAATTTAGACACTGTTGAAGTATCTGTCATAAAATCATAGTCAAGATAGCAGGAAAAAAAATGGAACAAATaagtttaaaacaatttttaaatgtCCAAAATTACCTTTCTTCGAAGTGTTACATTCTTCAACACCCTTTTCAGGGACAGAACTGCTAGCATTGAATTTAGACACTGTTGAAGTATCTGTCATAAAATCATAGTCAAGATAGCAGGAAAAAAAACGGAACAAATaagtttaaaacaatttttaaatgtCCAAAATTACCTTTCTTCGAAGTGTTACATTCTTCAACACCCTTTTCAGGGACAGAACTGCTAGCATCGAATTTAGACACTGTTGAAGTATATGTCATAAAATCATAGTCAAGATAGCAGAAAATAAACAGAACAAATAAGTTTAACACAATTTTTAAATGTCCGATATTACCTTTCTTCGAAGTGTGACATTCTTCAACACCCTTTCCAGccttatgaagaaaaagaaagtaaGGTTAGGGATTTACCAAATGGTACATGTTAAATTATTGTCATACAAATTAATATGAAGATGGCCAATTTGTAAGGCTTAAATTTCCAAGAGTAAAACTCTACTGTCAATTATTGAATATCAACAGTCCATGCCAAAAGTTTATAACAACTAATCATGAAGACAACGCCATGCTATAAATGAATTACAATTTACTTTCAGTTAAGCGTGATGGTTTTCTCACTTTTATACATCAAGTTAAGCTTCTAAACGCACcatagtttttaatttgtcaaatttaaagAAAAGGTGTATCTCTAATTTTTCAGCAACGTTATGTTGTCAAATCCTAAATTTCTCATTTCCAAAATAAACAGATTACTTGTTTTTCTAATTACTAGGAAGACATCTTTAATTTTCAAGGTTTAAATAGAAATGTCCTTAAATCTTTCACACATACTTCTGGCAGTACACACTTGTGAATTGTCTTTTTGACACCATAAGTTTATAAGAGCTCACTACTTGCTCAAACAGCAAATAGCTTATGCTAAGAGTAATCAAATGCAAGCGAATATTACATCCATCTGCAATACAAAGAATATTAATGCTATATGGTCATATAGCTATTCATATATgaaatttttaaatgaaaaagtaTAACTATCAAACAATCTCTACTAATTCT
Encoded proteins:
- the LOC131660273 gene encoding kinesin-like protein KIN-6 isoform X1, which translates into the protein MSTTKVNNSTAKSCPYTVTVRRNPPRRARATPSHGITPFPNEEILSEQISKFPAATSEDDEIPKNQSTSENENPINPTPSENENLKVFLRIRPSQPPNQAPRVRAKTAWPKNQTKNVTNNLKKKSSSSCISINDTQSVTLLVPSDLQDAKRLKSETYGGFTHVFPSDSSQLEVYERMVKPMAEEFTKGKSGMLAALGPSGSGKTHTVFGTPRDPGMVPLVLRHIFKETEASRSYYIAIFEIYTERGKSEKLFDLLPDGSELSMQQSTIKGQKEVLISNAEQAESLIAQAVIKRATAMTNTNSQSSRSQCIINIRDGPKKGKGVVNSKSNNAVLTIIDLAGAEREKRTGNQGTRLVESNFINNTLMVFGLCLRSLLEHQKNPKKQLQKHFQNSMLTRYLRDYLEGKKRMTLLLTAKSGEDDYLDTSHLLRQASPYMQIKYNEVEPSINMVPKKRNHQASSIIDSAKQSPSLAHLKRMKLVSEHTVQAGKGVEECHTSKKVSKFDASSSVPEKGVEECNTSKKDTSTVSKFNASSSVPEKGVEECNTSKKDTSTVSKFNASSSISEKGVEECNTSKKDTSVSKFDASCAVPEKGVEECNTSKKDASTVSKFDASSSVTLKSECNSHVGSERNHIIMRNFARVIWNVLKQYNSKIKVAESEILSLKESIGYEKERNLELETQLNAFRAACTCCKGGNEKTNIEDGSLVDLDHLHDLDQEETFEAESPSEPRIDLSDEEHILGTTSTMFDSKKSERKVSVSSSKSGHHNALEADDESKDTFHAQPSSEPILNVSNEEPTVFSEPILNVSNEEPIVSSHTLLDSEKSDREVSVSWSMPVCHNDLEVDAMCKISSEIFHSESSPEPSKEEHMLGSSCTVLEPEKSDREVSESLSNSGIHEAFEVNAVRTVPNETLNAESPSKSRIDQLGEEHMLGSTCTKLDSEIPDREVSVSSSKPGHGNSLEVDAETLNAESPSKPRIDQLGEEHMLGSTCTKLDSEIPDREVSVSLSKPGHDNSLEVDAETLNSESPSKSRIDQLGEEHIGSTCTKLDSEIPDREISVSSSKHGHDNSLEVDTEMLNAKSPSKPIIDPLSEERMLDSTCTKLDSEIPDREVSISSSKPGLDNSLEVDAETFHAQTSSEPMTGPGRQLHMENSNSLVLDVLASSSKPEDHKDLVVEAKSKIPSELLDSSLSTKDGILDPSLPKDVSSTETQKDKVVSNSCKPPRSKRTLMPSSSILSRNLSTFDLFDESEKSKENRGTRKLGARDDPKRSNGSISLLHMLHGRKGNIRH